From Bos taurus isolate L1 Dominette 01449 registration number 42190680 breed Hereford chromosome 29, ARS-UCD2.0, whole genome shotgun sequence, a single genomic window includes:
- the LOC101906859 gene encoding uncharacterized protein, producing MCPSPNMCPSPAAHVPHPRPVSLTHHPRPSPSAFTPHPLPVALTLRPCPHPPPASLTLCLHPSPSACGPHPPPASFTHDPRPSPASASLTLHLHLSPSARVPYPQPMSLNRLSVPHLPQRPSPSAHVLHPPPTSLTHHRRPSPAAFTPHPPPASLTLHPHPSPATFTPHPLPAALTLRLCPSPAARVLHPMTHVPHLPQRPSPSTFTPHPLPASLTRRLHPSPPPASLTLCPRPSPTAFTPHPLPAALTLHLCPSPAAHVLHPTTHIPHLPQRPSLAAFTPHPLPAALTLHPRPSPSARVLHP from the coding sequence ATGTGTCCCTCACCCAACATGTGTCCCTCACCCGCCGCCCACGTCCCTCACCCACGACCCGTGTCCCTCACCCACCACCCGCGGCCCTCACCCTCTGCCTTCACCCCTCACCCTCTGCCTGTGGCCCTCACCCTCCGCCCGTGTCCTCACCCTCCACCTGCGTCCCTCACCCTCTGCCTTCACCCCTCACCCTCTGCCTGTGGCCCTCACCCTCCACCCGCGTCCTTCACCCATGACCCACGTCCCTCACCCGCCTCAGCGTCCCTCACCCTCCACCTTCACCTATCACCTTCTGCCCGCGTCCCTTATCCACAGCCCATGTCCCTCAACCGCCTCAGCGTCCCTCACCTGCCTCAGCGTCCCTCACCTTCCGCCCACGTCCTTCACCCTCCACCCACATCCCTCACCCACCACCGGCGTCCCTCACCCGCTGCCTTCACCCCTCACCCTCCGCCCGCATCCCTCACCCTCCACCCGCATCCCTCACCCGCCACCTTTACCCCTCACCCTCTGCCTGCGGCCCTCACCCTCCGCCTTTGTCCCTCACCTGCCGCCCGCGTCCTTCACCCCATGACCCACGTCCCTCACCTGCCTCAGCGTCCCTCACCCTCCACCTTCACCCCTCACCCTCTGCCTGCGTCCCTCACCCGCCGCCTTCACCCCTCACCTCCGCCAGCGTCCCTCACCCTCTGCCCGCGTCCCTCACCCACTGCCTTCACCCCTCACCCTCTGCCTGCGGCCCTCACCCTCCACCTTTGTCCCTCACCTGCCGCCCACGTCCTTCACCCCACGACCCACATCCCTCACCTGCCTCAGCGTCCCTCACTCGCCGCCTTCACCCCTCACCCTCTGCCTGCGGCCCTCACCCTCCACCCACGTCCCTCACCCTCTGCCCGCGTCCTTCACCCATGA